A section of the Chryseobacterium scophthalmum genome encodes:
- a CDS encoding helix-turn-helix domain-containing protein, protein MNIDRMEFLAWMERLMGRLDMLGDNINELQKKRNSIDGEELLDNQDLLQMLKISNRSLQRYRSIGKLPYYTISGKLYYKLSDVHQFIRESFNPPSK, encoded by the coding sequence ATGAATATTGACAGAATGGAATTTTTAGCGTGGATGGAACGCCTGATGGGGCGTCTTGATATGCTGGGCGACAATATAAATGAGTTGCAAAAGAAACGCAATAGCATAGATGGCGAGGAATTACTGGATAACCAGGATTTACTACAAATGCTAAAAATCAGTAACCGTTCCCTGCAACGGTATCGCTCCATCGGGAAGTTACCGTATTATACCATAAGCGGGAAATTGTATTACAAGCTATCTGATGTACATCAATTCATTAGAGAGAGCTTTAACCCGCCCTCAAAATGA
- a CDS encoding helix-turn-helix domain-containing protein has product MKIITIEEEAWQQLNSRINAIADYLKRLDNTSYDDLWLNNHEVCQYLHISEKTLWRMRTKGEIAYSKIYGQYFYTIGAIKDMLNANAIQSSDEFVQELMAKGKSYIEKGRKLKTDKK; this is encoded by the coding sequence ATGAAAATAATAACTATCGAAGAAGAAGCGTGGCAACAGCTCAACAGCCGTATCAACGCTATTGCTGACTACCTGAAAAGATTGGACAATACAAGCTATGATGACCTGTGGCTCAATAACCACGAGGTATGCCAATACCTGCACATCAGCGAAAAGACCTTGTGGCGTATGCGCACCAAAGGCGAGATTGCTTATTCAAAAATCTACGGTCAATATTTCTACACCATAGGAGCAATTAAGGATATGCTTAATGCCAATGCGATACAGAGCAGTGATGAGTTTGTGCAGGAGCTTATGGCAAAAGGCAAAAGCTATATCGAAAAAGGCAGAAAGCTAAAGACAGATAAAAAATAG
- a CDS encoding RteC domain-containing protein — translation MEIVLSKILTQIRHQEDKLSSQMMQTTEEAYQMTLFLNEMLCTIKTKVLQDGFTNEQQEIDFFKNIKPQILGKLIYYNKVFRIETTCPVSNGKIHQSYFENLLKTLKSEYKESICNEDFYRYYRTGRIDRDHSYFRLGKVNYHDGLKSGVFEIDLSFSTYYDNKIAHIIANELLYTFLLTKINPEKNPDTVLINGDTHKDISWTNSQNALIELIYALYVSNSIAHGKIGIRKLALIFQVLFRTPLNDIHHSFHRMKTRAGSRTAFLDQLKISLEEYMDKDL, via the coding sequence ATGGAAATCGTGTTGAGTAAAATATTAACGCAAATCAGACATCAGGAAGATAAACTTTCTTCTCAAATGATGCAAACTACGGAAGAGGCTTACCAAATGACCTTGTTCCTAAATGAAATGCTGTGTACCATAAAGACCAAAGTCTTGCAGGATGGATTTACAAATGAGCAGCAGGAGATTGACTTTTTCAAGAACATTAAACCACAAATCTTAGGAAAGCTCATTTACTATAACAAAGTCTTCCGTATCGAAACTACCTGCCCCGTGAGCAATGGCAAAATACATCAAAGCTATTTTGAGAACCTATTAAAAACCCTCAAATCAGAATACAAAGAAAGTATTTGCAATGAGGATTTTTACAGGTATTATCGGACTGGCAGGATAGACCGTGACCATAGTTATTTCAGGCTCGGAAAAGTCAATTACCACGATGGATTAAAGAGTGGCGTATTTGAAATTGACCTTAGTTTTTCTACATATTATGATAACAAAATAGCCCATATTATAGCGAATGAATTACTTTATACTTTTTTGCTTACCAAAATAAATCCCGAAAAAAATCCCGATACCGTTTTAATAAACGGAGATACACACAAAGATATTTCGTGGACAAATTCTCAAAATGCACTTATCGAACTGATATACGCTCTCTATGTTTCCAATTCCATTGCACACGGAAAAATCGGCATCCGAAAATTAGCTTTGATTTTTCAGGTGCTATTCCGAACTCCTTTAAACGATATACATCACTCTTTCCATCGAATGAAAACAAGGGCAGGTTCCCGAACGGCATTTTTAGACCAGCTCAAAATATCACTTGAAGAATATATGGATAAAGACCTTTAG